TTATCTATTTGTATTTGTTACCTTCATAGCCTGATAGGCTATACTTTTATGCCAATCTTTCAATGAATTAGGGTTAAATGACCGAAAATTTTACAATAAATTGATGAATTGGAAAAAAAATTAAATATTTGCATCCTGTTAAATTAATTTCAAGACTCCTAACTTAATATGTCAACAGCAACTGAAGCAAAATCAAAATCGATCTGGGGCGGTGGTATATCACCATTCAATGTAAGCTGGGGAAAAATGTTTATGTGGTTTTTCCTGGTTTCTGATGCGTTTACTTTCTCAACCCTTCTTGTGGCTTATGGTACCATGCGCCACCGTTTTACCGATATATGGCCTGCACCGGGTGATGTGTTTACGCACTTCCCTTTTATTCATGGTCATGTGCCATTAGCCTACGTTGGATTAATGACTTTTATCCTCATCATGAGCTCGGTAACCATGGTGCTGGCTGTAGATGCCGGACATCAGCGCAACAATAAAAGTGTAGCCATGTGGTTGGGATTAACTATAGTTGGTGGTCTTATGTTCTTAGGAAGTCAGGCATGGGAGTGGTATCACTTCATTCATGGTTCTAAAGAAGGCACTTATGTACTTGCAGATGGCCGTTTTGCCCGTACAGACGATTATGAACCCGGCAAGTTGTTTTTCTGGCATAGTCATCAAAAAACAGTTGTTGAAGGTGCAGAAGCAGAAAAGCTTAAAGCATCTGCTGTACGTAACATAAAAGGCGCAAATATGACTGAGAATGAGTATGGCAACACCCCTTTATTTGCCAACTTCTTTTTCTTTATAACAGGCTTTCACGGTTTCCACGTTTTCAGTGGTGTCGTCATCAATATTATAATTTTTATCAATGTGCTGAATGGCGTTTACAAAAGGCGCGGACATTATGAACAGGTTGAAAAATCCGGTCTCTACTGGCACTTTGTGGATTTGGTTTGGGTATTTGTATTCACCTTCTTCTATTTAGTTTAACTAACCTCTTAAAGAATATTAAAAGTATGAGTCATAACGAACATAATGAACATAAGCCACACGGTTACTATACCGGTGATATACACAATCAGTTTGTAGAAGAACATTACGACCCTACAGCTAAAAGAATTATCTGGCGCACATTCTGGATATTACTTATTGCTACAATTGTTGAAGTTGCAATTGCATTTATTCCAATGCATAAAGATTTACTGCAATGGATATTTGTTGCCTTGACAATTTTTAAGTCAGCATATATTGTTGGTGTATTTATGCACCTTGGAAAAGAAAAGAAGAGCTTGCAGTACACCATTCTTTTACCATTCTTTTTAATTGTATATATGATAGCAATTTGCCTTATTGAAGGCGTGTATCTGTTCCATATAGGATAGCAATTTTTATCTTGAAAAAGTTTAAGGCGTTAGCAGTTTTTTTAATACTTCTGATGCCTTTATTTTTTTATATACTGATGAAAGAAGGGAAACATAATTTCCGGTTTCTTGAATATTATGGACCCAAACATCTGGCAACAAACGGAGTTGACACCGTTTATCATACCATAACCGATTTCTCTCTTAAAAATACAGAAGGAAAAACTGTTTCACTCAGCCACACCGAACCCTCCTATTGGGTGTTTCAGTTTTTTAATGCCTCATGTCAGGAGCCTTGTAAAGATGTTTTTACCAATATGTATGATGTGGCAAGAGATTTTGCAACAGCACCTAAAGTGAAATTTTTATCTATTACCACACACCCTCATAACGACAGCCTTTCGGTACTAAAGCAGGTAATGAAAATGAACAGTATTAATCCTCCGCAATGGCAGCTATGTACAGGCGATTCATTAGAAACAGATTCTTTAATGCGCCAATCGTTTTTTTTAAAAGGTAACAACAATGCAGCCCTTAACGCTGTATTTTTGATTGACAGCAAATTCCATCTTCGTGGTATCTACGATGGTGCTGATTTACTTGATATGAAACGTTTGAAAGACGATATAAAAATTCTAAGTTACGAAACAAGACAAAAATCAAAGAATGATGAAGCGGATTTTAATGAATGAGAAACTTACCTTCAGACTAGTAGCAATTATTTCAGTGGTTGTTTTGGGAATGGTTATGCTGCTAAGTCAGAAAGTGCTTCCGCGTCCCGAAACGCCTCCGGCATTTACGAAGTACCTGCCCGGTTTAAATGCTTTAGTAAACGGAACCTGTTTTGTTCTGTTGCTGATTTCCTTTTATTTTATCAAAAAAAAACGCATTGACATTCATAAAAAAATTAACCTGCTTACTTTTCTATTGAGTGCTGTTTTTATCATATCTTACTTTCTATACCATTACTTAGCGGAAGAAACCAAATATCCGGTTGACCATCCGCTGCGTGGCCTCTATCTATTCATTCTGGCATCGCATATTATTCTTGCTGCCATAGTGATGCCCTTGGTTTTACTATCGTTTTACTATGGTTTAAAAATGGATGTACGAAAACATCGTAAGCTAACAAGGTTTGCCTTTCCGATATGGCTGTATGTTACTTTAACAGGAGTGATTGTATATCTTATGATATCACCCTATTACTCGTTTAATCAATAAATCTTTTTACTTATTTTTTTATCAGCTGATTGAGTGAACCAATAATTACATTCACTTGCTTAATAAGTTCCGACACTTTAACTGATAACTCAAATGAGTATTCATTGTCTTTAGCCTTGCGTTCAACCTGATCTATTAATACCCCCACAGAATTGTTGTTGAATATTTTCAGACTGGATTTTATTTTATGGGCTGCTTTATAAAGCTTCTTCATATCCTTGTCTTCAATAGCCTGTAACATTTCGCTTAATAATTCAGGAAATTGAATTTGAAGCATCTTTATCAATGAAGTTGTTTCTTTTTTATCACCTGCCATTAGAGCAAGGAGATTATCATAAATCTCATTAACATCATACGTTGATTCGGGTTCACCTGCATCTGTTAAATTGTCACTTTTCAAAGGTAAATGCTGTGCAATGAGATCAAAAAGTTGTTCCGGCATGTATGGCTTAGTTAAAAAGCCCGACATACCCGCAGCTTTAGCCTTCTCTTTCTCTGTACTTGACTCATAAGCTGTCAAAGCAAGAATGGGAATTTTATTAACCGGATCATGAAGCTTACTTCGTATATGCCCGGCCAGTTGGTATCCATCCATTCCCGGCATCTGAACATCTGTAATTACCATACTGAAGTTGCCATTTTCAAGAAGTCTTATCGCCTCTTCGCCATCAGTGGCAAGTGCTACTTTATAGCCCTTTTTTAGCAACATAGTTTTGGCAAGAAACTGATTTATTTTATTGTCTTCAACCAATAAAATGCTGACATCTTCAATGGCAG
This is a stretch of genomic DNA from Bacteroidia bacterium. It encodes these proteins:
- a CDS encoding cytochrome C oxidase subunit IV family protein; this encodes MSHNEHNEHKPHGYYTGDIHNQFVEEHYDPTAKRIIWRTFWILLIATIVEVAIAFIPMHKDLLQWIFVALTIFKSAYIVGVFMHLGKEKKSLQYTILLPFFLIVYMIAICLIEGVYLFHIG
- a CDS encoding SCO family protein, producing MPLFFYILMKEGKHNFRFLEYYGPKHLATNGVDTVYHTITDFSLKNTEGKTVSLSHTEPSYWVFQFFNASCQEPCKDVFTNMYDVARDFATAPKVKFLSITTHPHNDSLSVLKQVMKMNSINPPQWQLCTGDSLETDSLMRQSFFLKGNNNAALNAVFLIDSKFHLRGIYDGADLLDMKRLKDDIKILSYETRQKSKNDEADFNE
- a CDS encoding DUF420 domain-containing protein, encoding MMKRILMNEKLTFRLVAIISVVVLGMVMLLSQKVLPRPETPPAFTKYLPGLNALVNGTCFVLLLISFYFIKKKRIDIHKKINLLTFLLSAVFIISYFLYHYLAEETKYPVDHPLRGLYLFILASHIILAAIVMPLVLLSFYYGLKMDVRKHRKLTRFAFPIWLYVTLTGVIVYLMISPYYSFNQ
- a CDS encoding cytochrome c oxidase subunit 3, encoding MSTATEAKSKSIWGGGISPFNVSWGKMFMWFFLVSDAFTFSTLLVAYGTMRHRFTDIWPAPGDVFTHFPFIHGHVPLAYVGLMTFILIMSSVTMVLAVDAGHQRNNKSVAMWLGLTIVGGLMFLGSQAWEWYHFIHGSKEGTYVLADGRFARTDDYEPGKLFFWHSHQKTVVEGAEAEKLKASAVRNIKGANMTENEYGNTPLFANFFFFITGFHGFHVFSGVVINIIIFINVLNGVYKRRGHYEQVEKSGLYWHFVDLVWVFVFTFFYLV